One window of the Chthoniobacterales bacterium genome contains the following:
- a CDS encoding homoserine dehydrogenase → MEKIGIGLAGFGTVGGGVYKNLEANRALLTQRLGAEFEVRRIAVRDLGKARGVDAPAELFTTDLHELLADPKILVVVELIGGIDEALAFVRGALEAGKIVITGNKALLAEHGAELFQLAREKRTPIFYEAAVAGGIPIIKTVREAFIANRFESIHGILNGTSNYILTRMTAAGLDFAEALAEAQSLGYAEADPTLDVNGWDAAHKAIILASLAYGFWVRSEQVYVAGIDRLTSEDIEFAALLGYTIKLLATIKTDATNAIEVRVCPTLIPKSHVLASVQGVFNAIWLRGDVVGEALFYGRGAGQDPTASSVIADLAETVVAIQAPRRCYGFTSHDLYGNLKPVEDAVSQFYLRLLVDDTPGVLAQIAGILGDAGIGISSVIQPESHEPGPLPLVLMIHDATFGRMRSAAARIGALACVKTEPMLLPVENFS, encoded by the coding sequence ATGGAAAAGATCGGCATCGGACTCGCGGGCTTCGGCACCGTCGGCGGCGGGGTTTACAAGAACCTCGAGGCAAACCGCGCCCTGCTCACGCAGCGGCTCGGCGCGGAATTCGAAGTGCGGCGCATTGCCGTGCGCGACCTCGGCAAGGCCCGCGGCGTCGACGCGCCCGCCGAACTGTTCACCACGGATCTCCATGAACTTCTCGCCGACCCGAAGATTCTCGTCGTCGTCGAGCTGATCGGCGGCATCGACGAGGCCCTCGCCTTCGTCCGCGGCGCCCTCGAGGCCGGCAAGATCGTCATCACCGGCAACAAGGCCCTCCTCGCCGAACACGGCGCCGAGCTCTTCCAGCTCGCCCGCGAAAAACGCACTCCCATTTTCTACGAAGCCGCTGTCGCCGGAGGCATCCCCATCATCAAGACGGTGCGTGAAGCCTTCATCGCGAACCGTTTCGAGAGCATCCACGGCATTCTCAACGGCACAAGCAACTACATCCTCACGCGCATGACCGCGGCTGGCCTCGACTTCGCCGAGGCCCTGGCCGAAGCCCAGTCGCTCGGCTACGCGGAGGCCGATCCCACGCTCGACGTCAATGGCTGGGACGCCGCGCACAAGGCCATCATCCTCGCATCGCTCGCCTACGGCTTCTGGGTGCGCTCCGAGCAGGTCTACGTGGCCGGCATCGACCGCCTCACCAGCGAGGATATCGAATTCGCCGCCTTGCTCGGCTACACGATCAAACTGCTCGCCACGATCAAGACGGACGCCACGAACGCCATCGAGGTGCGCGTCTGCCCCACCCTCATTCCCAAGAGCCACGTGCTTGCGTCCGTGCAGGGCGTCTTCAACGCGATCTGGCTGCGCGGTGATGTCGTCGGCGAGGCCCTGTTTTACGGCCGCGGCGCCGGGCAGGATCCCACCGCGAGCTCCGTCATCGCCGATCTGGCGGAAACCGTCGTCGCCATTCAGGCCCCGCGCCGCTGCTACGGCTTCACCTCGCACGACCTCTACGGCAACCTCAAGCCCGTCGAGGACGCCGTGTCCCAATTCTACCTCCGCCTGCTCGTCGACGACACGCCGGGCGTGCTCGCGCAGATCGCCGGAATCCTCGGCGATGCCGGCATCGGCATCTCTTCCGTCATCCAGCCGGAATCCCACGAGCCCGGCCCGCTGCCCCTCGTCCTGATGATCCACGACGCCACCTTTGGCCGCATGCGCAGCGCCGCCGCTCGCATCGGCGCCCTCGCCTGCGTGAAGACCGAGCCCATGCTCCTGCCGGTGGAAAATTTTTCCTGA
- a CDS encoding methyltransferase domain-containing protein gives MQTLEAPTRPPRRPREPYTYTPGQRPSPTAAFLAVPTGESPATFVLPLLDRGLEVLDAGCGAGTITQSLAEHVLPGRVTAIDRDAAQVARASRLAEGRELTNVRFTTAEADALPFGDASFDLVFAHALFEHVMDPKAALREMRRVLRPGGFIALCSPDWDSFEMRQATPAAEAALQACRDLMDTEGANPRAGGQLAAWLTDAEFAVLEQGQRFENYGPAVRIATHLALQLDAAGNPGAAHALIDWSTEPGAELLGCWRHAIGMKWNR, from the coding sequence ATGCAAACACTCGAAGCTCCCACGCGACCGCCCCGGCGACCCCGCGAGCCCTATACCTATACACCGGGCCAACGCCCCAGTCCCACCGCCGCGTTCCTCGCGGTTCCCACCGGCGAATCGCCCGCAACCTTCGTGCTGCCACTGCTCGACCGTGGCCTCGAGGTGCTCGACGCCGGTTGCGGCGCCGGCACGATCACGCAAAGCCTCGCCGAGCACGTGCTGCCCGGGCGCGTGACCGCCATCGATCGCGATGCCGCCCAGGTGGCCCGTGCCTCGCGCCTCGCCGAGGGTCGCGAACTGACCAACGTGCGCTTCACCACCGCCGAGGCCGATGCCCTGCCGTTTGGCGACGCGTCGTTCGATCTCGTGTTCGCGCACGCCCTCTTCGAGCACGTGATGGACCCGAAGGCGGCGCTCCGCGAAATGCGTCGCGTGCTGCGCCCCGGCGGTTTCATCGCGCTGTGCAGCCCGGATTGGGACTCGTTCGAGATGCGCCAGGCGACTCCGGCCGCCGAGGCCGCCCTCCAGGCCTGTCGGGATCTCATGGACACCGAGGGCGCCAATCCTCGCGCCGGCGGACAACTGGCCGCATGGCTCACCGACGCCGAGTTTGCCGTGCTCGAGCAGGGGCAGCGCTTCGAGAACTACGGACCGGCCGTTCGCATCGCCACCCACCTCGCGCTCCAGCTCGACGCCGCCGGGAACCCTGGTGCGGCTCACGCCCTCATCGACTGGAGCACGGAACCCGGCGCCGAATTGCTCGGCTGCTGGCGTCACGCCATCGGAATGAAGTGGAATCGCTGA
- the polX gene encoding DNA polymerase/3'-5' exonuclease PolX has translation MTKEEIAEVLENFGRLLELKGENPFKVRAYANGVRALETLGEPLETLIAEDRLDSVDGIGKAIAEKITTLVRTGRLPQYEELRDSFPPDILLLFELQGLGAKKIKAIYDALKISSLSGLERACRDGRIAALPGFGEKTETNILAAIEHRKKNSGIFLLGDVAGVAQRLLDDLRSHPEVLFAEIAGSYRRSKEVVHDLDLIVATREAQLVSEDFAAHEFVDRVLAAGATKTSVVLKSGLQCDLRVVTAAEFPFAIQYFTGSKEHNVRLRSRALERGWSLNEYRFSVAEGRKLVEPLPEVREEGDIYRALGLRAIPPELREDRGEIDAAQRGDLPRLIELHNLRGTFHNHTTASDGRATLEQMAEAARELGLEYLGIADHSKSSVQANGLDAKRLAAQRAEIDRLNAEFDGFRLFAGTECDILKDGSLDFPDDVLATLDYVVASVHASFTLSEAEMTKRIIRAISNPHVTMLGHLTGRLLTTRDAYKVDVPAVIEAAAETGTIIELNANPRRLDMDWRWWPLAREKGVKCAINPDAHSTRGLQDLVFGVRLARKGWLTRDDVVNCLPLSKMTELLKR, from the coding sequence ATGACGAAAGAGGAAATCGCGGAGGTGCTCGAAAACTTTGGCCGGCTGCTCGAGCTCAAGGGGGAAAATCCGTTCAAGGTGCGCGCCTACGCAAATGGCGTGCGGGCACTCGAGACGCTCGGCGAGCCGCTGGAAACCCTGATTGCCGAGGATCGGCTCGACTCCGTGGATGGCATCGGCAAGGCGATCGCGGAGAAGATCACGACGCTCGTCCGGACCGGTCGCCTCCCGCAATACGAGGAACTGCGCGACTCGTTCCCGCCGGACATCCTGCTCCTTTTCGAGCTGCAAGGCCTCGGTGCGAAGAAGATCAAGGCGATCTACGACGCGCTGAAAATTTCGTCGTTGAGCGGGCTGGAGCGCGCCTGCCGGGATGGCCGGATCGCTGCCCTGCCGGGCTTTGGCGAGAAGACCGAGACGAACATTCTCGCGGCGATCGAGCATCGCAAGAAGAACTCCGGCATCTTCCTGCTCGGCGATGTTGCGGGCGTCGCCCAGCGGCTGCTCGACGATCTGCGGTCGCATCCCGAGGTGCTCTTCGCAGAAATTGCCGGCAGCTACCGGCGCTCGAAAGAGGTCGTTCACGATCTCGATCTCATCGTCGCCACCCGCGAGGCGCAGCTTGTGAGCGAGGATTTCGCCGCGCACGAGTTCGTCGATCGCGTGCTCGCCGCCGGGGCGACCAAGACGAGCGTCGTGCTCAAGAGCGGGCTGCAATGCGATCTTCGGGTGGTCACCGCCGCCGAGTTTCCCTTCGCGATCCAGTATTTTACCGGCAGCAAGGAGCACAATGTCCGCCTGCGCAGCCGCGCGCTCGAGCGGGGATGGTCGCTCAACGAATACCGCTTCAGCGTCGCCGAGGGGCGTAAGCTCGTCGAGCCACTGCCCGAGGTGCGCGAGGAGGGCGACATCTACCGCGCCCTTGGCCTGCGGGCGATTCCGCCGGAGCTTCGCGAGGATCGCGGCGAGATCGATGCGGCCCAGCGTGGAGACCTGCCGCGCCTGATCGAACTGCACAACCTGCGGGGCACCTTTCACAATCACACGACGGCCAGCGATGGCCGCGCGACGCTCGAGCAAATGGCGGAGGCGGCGCGGGAGCTCGGGCTCGAATATCTCGGCATCGCCGATCACAGCAAAAGCTCGGTGCAGGCGAACGGATTGGACGCGAAGCGCCTCGCCGCGCAGCGCGCGGAGATCGACCGACTGAACGCGGAGTTCGACGGATTCCGCCTCTTCGCCGGCACGGAGTGCGACATTCTCAAGGACGGTTCGCTGGATTTTCCCGACGATGTGCTGGCCACGCTCGATTACGTCGTCGCCTCGGTGCACGCCTCGTTCACGCTGAGCGAGGCCGAGATGACGAAACGCATCATTCGCGCGATTTCCAATCCGCACGTCACGATGCTCGGCCATCTCACCGGGCGTCTGCTCACGACGCGCGATGCCTACAAGGTCGACGTCCCGGCCGTGATCGAGGCCGCGGCCGAGACCGGCACGATCATCGAGCTGAATGCGAACCCGCGTCGGCTCGACATGGACTGGCGCTGGTGGCCGCTCGCACGGGAGAAAGGCGTGAAATGCGCGATCAATCCCGACGCGCATTCCACGCGCGGTCTGCAGGATCTCGTGTTCGGTGTGCGGCTCGCGCGCAAGGGCTGGCTCACGCGTGACGACGTCGTGAACTGCCTGCCGCTGTCGAAGATGACGGAACTCCTGAAGCGGTAG
- a CDS encoding carbohydrate-binding family 9-like protein: MGAAIPLTPLPPAGEPGWEALRRRFRGRPALVLSQAWRGAPEPLFAAGQVRVALEGMSLAVLATFRDRDVFNPVTHFNMPAFPHGDTFEIFLQPSGQRAYFEFHITPGGAILQLRWPEPMRDIPLDWAGLPDPLLGYKVSRWRIRARTREVRGGWEAYAEIPLRRIFEESPPWNGSRLRVNFARYDYTRGRLRPVVSASAPHGELDFHRSQEWTEAELNFR, encoded by the coding sequence ATGGGCGCAGCGATTCCTCTCACGCCGCTGCCGCCCGCGGGCGAGCCGGGCTGGGAGGCGCTGCGCCGGCGGTTTCGCGGGCGTCCCGCGCTGGTTCTCAGCCAGGCGTGGCGGGGCGCTCCGGAGCCGCTTTTCGCGGCGGGGCAGGTGCGCGTCGCGCTCGAAGGGATGTCGCTGGCGGTGCTGGCGACCTTCCGGGATCGGGATGTTTTCAATCCCGTCACGCATTTCAACATGCCGGCCTTTCCGCACGGCGATACGTTCGAGATCTTCCTGCAGCCGTCCGGCCAGCGGGCGTATTTCGAATTTCACATCACGCCGGGCGGGGCGATTTTGCAGCTCCGGTGGCCGGAGCCGATGCGCGACATCCCGCTCGATTGGGCGGGGCTGCCCGATCCGCTGCTCGGCTACAAGGTCAGCCGCTGGCGCATCCGGGCGCGCACGCGCGAGGTGCGAGGCGGATGGGAGGCGTATGCGGAGATTCCGCTGCGGAGGATCTTCGAGGAAAGCCCGCCGTGGAATGGCAGTCGGCTGCGGGTGAACTTCGCTCGCTACGATTACACGAGGGGAAGACTGCGACCGGTGGTATCCGCGAGCGCCCCGCACGGCGAGCTGGACTTCCACCGGTCGCAGGAATGGACCGAGGCGGAATTGAATTTCCGCTGA
- a CDS encoding Rid family detoxifying hydrolase: MSLELLSIIPGGPPAIGPYSPAVITEGRTLFISGQIPFDPSAGGIVRGTVAEQTEITLTNLERVVKTAGATLAQVVQCRVFLADLTKENFAEMNGIYAKFFGEHKPARTTVGAQLLGFDVEIEAVVALG; the protein is encoded by the coding sequence ATGTCGTTAGAACTCCTTTCCATCATTCCCGGCGGTCCGCCCGCCATTGGCCCCTACTCGCCCGCCGTGATCACGGAGGGGCGCACGCTCTTCATCTCAGGGCAGATCCCCTTCGATCCCTCCGCCGGAGGAATCGTTCGCGGCACGGTCGCCGAGCAGACCGAGATCACGCTCACGAATCTCGAGCGCGTCGTGAAGACCGCCGGCGCGACGCTTGCGCAGGTCGTGCAATGCCGCGTTTTCCTCGCGGACCTCACGAAGGAAAATTTTGCCGAGATGAACGGCATCTACGCGAAGTTCTTCGGCGAGCACAAGCCGGCCCGCACCACGGTGGGGGCTCAGTTGCTCGGCTTTGACGTCGAGATCGAGGCCGTCGTCGCGCTCGGCTAG